The proteins below come from a single Thermopolyspora flexuosa genomic window:
- a CDS encoding dipeptidase, producing MTPEEIENAVAAGMPRAVEDLKRLVAIPSVAFPGHPAEPVLAAAEAVEELLRSAGLPHVRRIPVEGSFPAVYGEAPAPPGAPTVLLYAHYDVQPAGDPRLWRTPPFEPTLIDGRLYGRGAADDKSGVISHVAALRAFQGRFPVGIKVLIEGQEEYAGERLEAFIEANPELARADAIIVADTGNPKVGDPAVTTSLRGLAAFTIEVRTLKEAMHSGQFGGPTPDALAALIRMLASLHDDNGDIRVPGLPRGTFLGTGPSEEEFRKTAGVLDGVRLVGSGSLADRLWSSYAITVTGIDAPSVANAVNAVQPVARARVTVRVPPAGDPKTAVEDVIDHLRRVTPWGAKVAIDDVVLGSGFLAIPGGTARGALNRAMERAYGRPPRDIGAGGSIPLVAMLARLFPVAEILLFGAEDDGASIHAPNERVDLEELRRTILTEALFLAEYAGAAVPGR from the coding sequence TTGACTCCCGAGGAGATCGAGAACGCCGTCGCGGCGGGCATGCCGCGTGCGGTCGAGGACCTCAAGCGCCTGGTCGCCATCCCGTCGGTGGCCTTCCCGGGCCACCCGGCGGAGCCGGTGCTCGCCGCCGCCGAGGCCGTCGAGGAGCTGCTGCGTTCCGCCGGCCTGCCCCACGTACGGCGCATCCCGGTCGAGGGCAGCTTCCCGGCCGTGTACGGCGAGGCCCCGGCGCCCCCGGGCGCGCCCACCGTGCTGCTGTACGCCCACTACGACGTGCAGCCGGCCGGGGACCCGCGGCTGTGGCGCACCCCGCCGTTCGAGCCCACGCTGATCGACGGCCGCCTGTACGGCCGGGGCGCGGCCGACGACAAGTCCGGCGTCATCTCCCACGTCGCCGCCCTGCGCGCGTTCCAGGGCCGCTTCCCGGTCGGCATCAAGGTGCTGATCGAGGGCCAGGAGGAGTACGCCGGGGAGCGCCTTGAGGCGTTCATCGAGGCGAACCCCGAGCTCGCCCGCGCCGACGCGATCATCGTGGCGGACACCGGCAACCCGAAGGTCGGCGACCCGGCGGTCACCACCTCGCTGCGCGGCCTCGCCGCCTTCACCATCGAGGTCCGCACGCTCAAGGAGGCGATGCACAGCGGCCAGTTCGGCGGGCCCACGCCGGACGCGCTCGCCGCGCTGATCCGCATGCTCGCCTCGCTGCACGACGACAACGGCGACATCCGGGTGCCCGGCCTGCCCCGGGGCACGTTCCTCGGCACCGGCCCGTCGGAGGAGGAGTTCCGCAAGACCGCGGGCGTGCTCGACGGGGTGCGGCTCGTCGGCTCGGGCAGCCTCGCCGACCGCCTGTGGTCCTCCTACGCGATCACCGTCACCGGCATCGACGCGCCGAGCGTCGCCAACGCGGTCAACGCGGTGCAGCCGGTCGCCCGGGCCCGGGTCACCGTGCGGGTCCCGCCCGCGGGCGACCCCAAGACCGCGGTGGAGGACGTGATCGACCACCTGCGCCGGGTCACCCCGTGGGGGGCGAAGGTCGCGATCGACGACGTGGTGCTCGGCTCGGGCTTCCTCGCGATCCCGGGCGGCACCGCGCGCGGCGCGCTCAACCGGGCGATGGAGCGCGCGTACGGCAGGCCGCCGCGGGACATCGGCGCGGGCGGCTCGATCCCGCTCGTGGCGATGCTCGCCCGGCTCTTCCCGGTGGCCGAGATCCTGCTGTTCGGCGCGGAGGACGACGGCGCCTCCATCCACGCCCCGAACGAGCGGGTCGACCTGGAGGAGCTGCGCCGCACCATCCTCACCGAGGCCCTGTTCCTCGCCGAGTACGCCGGCGCCGCGGTCCCCGGCCGCTGA
- a CDS encoding DUF3068 domain-containing protein, translated as MGRVVGIVLVGLGAFLATLAPLMRFQVADKLIAAPADQYRVTTLQANDAEYFSVADLKVLKGTLNITVTTKGDVREAKGDRVVWDQFTSVNDTTNNRSGIVLTRFRSAFNKYTGEGVNCCGANVDDEPVAPSGQIFLFPFNAEKKTYKVFNTNTRRAFDAHFAGEEVVDGLPVYRYEQNIPATKIDEFDAPAKAMGIDKSGDVRIERWYDARIIYWVEPVSGAPVKQEQRRHEVLKTTDGVERKPALIATATYTPESVDEMVRTATDAKNQILMLKTRIPVALLVTGLLLLVVGVVVVLRGRRSAAHARS; from the coding sequence GGGATCGTGCTCGTAGGACTTGGGGCGTTCCTCGCGACACTGGCGCCGCTGATGCGGTTCCAGGTCGCCGACAAGCTGATCGCCGCTCCCGCTGATCAGTACCGCGTCACCACGCTCCAGGCGAACGACGCGGAGTATTTCAGCGTGGCGGACCTGAAGGTGCTCAAGGGCACGCTCAACATCACCGTCACCACCAAGGGCGACGTCCGGGAGGCGAAGGGCGACCGGGTCGTGTGGGACCAGTTCACCTCGGTGAACGACACCACCAACAACCGGTCGGGCATCGTGCTGACGCGGTTCCGCAGCGCGTTCAACAAGTACACGGGGGAGGGCGTGAACTGCTGCGGGGCGAACGTCGACGACGAGCCGGTCGCGCCGAGCGGCCAGATCTTCCTTTTCCCGTTCAACGCGGAGAAGAAGACCTACAAGGTGTTCAACACCAACACCCGCAGGGCGTTCGACGCGCACTTCGCCGGCGAGGAGGTCGTGGACGGCCTCCCGGTCTACCGGTACGAGCAGAACATCCCGGCCACGAAGATCGACGAGTTCGACGCGCCGGCGAAGGCCATGGGCATCGACAAGTCCGGCGACGTCCGCATCGAGCGCTGGTACGACGCCCGCATCATCTACTGGGTGGAGCCGGTGAGCGGCGCCCCGGTCAAGCAGGAGCAGCGCCGCCACGAGGTGCTGAAGACCACCGACGGCGTGGAGCGCAAGCCCGCGCTCATCGCCACCGCCACGTACACGCCGGAGAGCGTGGACGAGATGGTGCGCACCGCGACCGACGCCAAGAACCAGATCCTGATGCTGAAGACCCGCATCCCGGTCGCGCTGCTCGTCACCGGCCTGCTGCTGCTCGTCGTCGGCGTGGTGGTCGTGCTGCGCGGCCGCCGCTCGGCGGCGCACGCCCGGTCCTGA